A single Mercenaria mercenaria strain notata chromosome 9, MADL_Memer_1, whole genome shotgun sequence DNA region contains:
- the LOC123546615 gene encoding U6 snRNA-associated Sm-like protein LSm1, translating into MNYLPGTASLIEEIDKKLLVVLRDGRTLIGILRSIDQFANLVLHRTIERIHVGKKYGDIPRGIFIVRGENVVLLGEVDLENENNLPLDEVPIDEILEMQREEQIQKQMEEERKKKALIDRGMNPISEYTDDMY; encoded by the exons ATGAATTATTTACCAGGAACCGCGAGTTTAATTGAAGAAATTGACA AGAAATTGTTGGTTGTGTTGAGAGATGGTAGAACTTTGATAGGAATTTTACGGAGTATAGATCAGTTTG cAAATTTAGTGCTACATAGAACAATAGAAAGAATACATGTAGGGAAAAAGTATGGGGATATACCTCGTGGAATCTTCATTGTGAGAGGAGAAAATGTCGTACTTCTAGGGGAAGTG GATTTGGAGAATGAAAACAATTTACCATTAGATGAAGTGCCAATAGATGAGATATTAGAAATGCAGAGAGAGGAACAGATACAGAAACAGATGGAAGAAGAAAGGAAAAAGAAGGCATTGATTGACAGAGGGATGAACCCAATTAGTGAATACACGGATGACATGTACTAA
- the LOC123546616 gene encoding ubiquitin domain-containing protein 1-like codes for MGGCLGSHRHRDHSSRESSDVAGISLGRNQPLRPERPKWKSDVPLTEGQLRSKRDEFWDTAPAFEGRKEIWDALKAAAYALETGDHALAQAIIDGASITLPHGTLMDCYDELGNRYQLPVYVLGSPTNLIEDTSESEAGQEVDSNNLPGIETVIKFRLSSTNKDLKVKVRTTDTMLKIKKKLFELEKVEPSKQRFFYAGKMLNDKLKIEDVKIPKGNVIQVIVSPSETEEIS; via the exons tcTCACTTGGTAGAAATCAACCACTACGGCCTGAAAGACCTAAATGGAAGAGTGATGTGCCCTTGACTGAGGGACAATTAAGAAGTAAACGTGATGAATTTTGGGACACAGCCCCTGCATTTGAGGGACGTAAAGAGATTTGGGATGCTCTGAAAGCAGCAGCATATGCGTTGGAGACAGGGGACCATGCACTAGCTCAGGCTATTATAGATGGTGCAAGCATTACACTGCCACATG gaacacTAATGGACTGCTATGATGAATTAGGAAATCGTTATCAGTTACCAGTGTATGTACTAGGATCACCTACCAATCTGATTGAGGACACGAGTGAGAGTGAGGCTGGCCAGGAAGTTGACAGTAACAACCTTCCTGGCATTGAAACTGTGATAAAATTCCGACTTTCGTCAACGAACAAAGACTTAAAAGTAAAAGTGCGGACTACGGACACCATGCTTAAGATaaagaaaaaattgtttgaaCTTGAAAAAGTTGAACCGTCAAAACAGCGATTTTTCTATGCGGGAAAAATGCTGAATGATAAACTTAAGATAGAAGATGTGAAAATTCCAAAAGGAAATGTGATTCAGGTGATAGTATCACCGTCAGAGACAGAGGAAATCAGCTGA
- the LOC123546614 gene encoding uncharacterized protein LOC123546614 — protein MTTFTSTASTTVNTTATELISDTDDSDGWIESPTPRIVFLSVFISFGFFGNLFLIITVCQSRKFRSIAFFIFVIHLAVINLCECVLNMSVLLASSIINEWKFGELACRLSSFCLNLIAIQTVLSLTISTADRLIAVRYKERYEHVVSTPRIAILISFTWLQSFSFSVPIAVGVVPTSVNSYIVYCAISTNSSVVYTIFSIVLCFIVPFVLMIVFFVKIIRTGYSERFHIRNIIAQHNYNDESAEEPRIKQDFRHANLTGTICIAWLILESPHVVTSYFNQLQNSSEGDSIEREDLQYVWYVDLVLLWLRFCYAMALPIASFTWSKDLWKSFKDMILCRKNNSIVDESFKKNDSDTLRLEKKIREERMKEKEAIISPREQRVFQVPVLFATSHGVHIQTSNSQTEISDDDEVENEQSKSTINGTLRGKKCDVIGSRDNLNNMEEDTSDYDSGNELDPFSVSHPISVKQINKENLTDRKRSLSEPEVRDKIQALDKSSNGRSVGSTSEGDSGLDLSTLTNVKTSKKLSVFHVPSDKLVLHNTNDQLQTEIMQSGFVPPSLNISGGEKNNVYAEFPDQDKAVEDDTVLKSKESDLRFECEKGEGIKSNTKSSKKSPEKSLSGATESPIPRRKKKRRKEKNFDTQSITSATSIAGIPPRPPPRLAPITTIKTLAYGPVRPGSSCSSQVSFTDSNMDGRQSVLSCNSCGDITKPDAMSLDNLSVSSLNTRKHKKSGKFKQNLLHETFSNHLLNENEILTLDLKREIKSVPEEVLTPSDCNFEDRTPETHKLYPETGIQTTETGIVNTGYEQCSNDDTTNAIQEETRIRNNEARRKRREKLMSTKEKISPSVLLNDGKGYQRLVPETP, from the coding sequence ATGACGACGTTTACTTCTACAGCTAGCACAACAGTAAATACAACAGCCACTGAATTGATATCCGACACCGACGACTCCGACGGATGGATAGAATCCCCAACGCCGAGGATAGTGTTTCTTTCggttttcatttcatttggattttttggaaatttgttcCTTATCATAACAGTGTGTCAGTCAAGGAAGTTCCGTTCAATAGCATTCTTTATATTTGTGATACATTTAGCTGTCATAAATTTATGCGAATGTGTATTAAACATGTCAGTGCTTTTGGCATCAAGTATTATAAACGAATGGAAGTTTGGAGAACTGGCATGTAGATTGAGctcattttgtttgaatttaattgcTATACAAACAGTCCTTAGTTTAACAATCAGTACGGCAGACCGCCTGATAGCCGTGCGCTACAAGGAACGGTACGAGCACGTGGTATCAACGCCGAGAATCGCGATACTTATTTCATTCACGTGGTTGCAGTCGTTTTCATTCAGTGTTCCGATTGCAGTTGGTGTTGTTCCGACAAGTGTAAACTCTTACATTGTTTATTGTGCCATATCAACAAACTCATCAGTTGTGTATACCATATTTAGTATTGTTCTATGTTTCATTGTTCCTTTTGTTTTAATGATTGTATTTTTCGTCAAAATCATACGAACAGGTTATTCAGAGAGATTTCACATTCGAAACATTATTGCACAACATAATTACAATGATGAATCTGCAGAGGAGCCCCGAATCAAGCAAGATTTCCGGCATGCTAATTTGACGGGCACAATTTGCATAGCGTGGCTCATTCTAGAATCACCGCACGTGGTTACGTCATATTTCAACCAGCTTCAGAATAGTTCTGAGGGCGATAGTATTGAGAGAGAGGATTTACAATACGTTTGGTATGTGGACTTAGTGTTGCTATGGTTACGATTCTGTTATGCAATGGCACTTCCTATTGCATCATTCACTTGGAGCAAGGACCTATGGAAGAGTTTCAAAGACATGATTCTTTGTCGTAAAAATAACTCGATAGTTGATGAATCCTTCAAGAAAAATGACAGCGACACTTTAAGGTTAGAAAAGAAAATACGAgaagaaagaatgaaagaaaaggAGGCTATAATATCACCTAGGGAACAAAGGGTATTCCAGGTCCCAGTGTTGTTTGCAACTTCACATGGAGTACACATACAGACTTCAAACAGTCAAACTGAAATTAGTGACGATGATGAGGTGGAAAATGAGCAGAGCAAGAGCACAATAAATGGCACGCTGAGAGGGAAGAAATGTGATGTTATAGGTTCAAGAGACAATCTGAACAACATGGAAGAAGACACTAGTGATTACGATTCTGGAAACGAACTTGATCCGTTTTCTGTTTCACATCCAATATCagtgaaacaaataaacaagGAGAATCTCACAGATCGGAAGAGGTCACTATCCGAGCCGGAGGTACGGGACAAGATACAAGCATTAGATAAAAGTAGCAATGGTCGATCAGTTGGTTCAACGTCAGAGGGCGATTCCGGTTTAGACCTTAGTACATTGACAAATGTGAAAACATCAAAAAAATTATCAGTATTCCATGTGCCTAGTGATAAGTTAGTTTTGCATAACACAAACGACCAGCTTCAAACTGAAATCATGCAAAGTGGCTTTGTACCACCATCTTTGAATATATCTGGTGGGGAGAAGAATAACGTGTATGCTGAATTTCCAGATCAGGATAAAGCAGTTGAAGATGATACAGTGTTAAAAAGTAAGGAAAGCGATCTAcgttttgaatgtgaaaaagGTGAAGGTATTAAAAGCAATACAAAATCCTCTAAAAAGTCTCCGGAGAAATCATTGTCCGGTGCGACCGAATCTCCAATACCAAGAAGAAAGAAAAAGCGACGCAAAGAAAAGAATTTTGATACACAAAGTATTACATCAGCGACTTCCATTGCGGGTATTCCTCCTCGGCCGCCACCGAGACTGGCTCCCATCACAACCATTAAAACATTGGCATACGGGCCCGTTCGACCGGGTTCAAGTTGTTCGAGTCAGGTATCCTTCACTGATAGCAATATGGACGGCAGGCAAAGTGTACTGAGTTGTAACAGTTGTGGTGATATAACAAAACCGGATGCAATGTCGCTTGACAATCTTTCAGTGTCTTCTTTGAATACTCGGAAACACAAAAAGAGTGGGAAATTCAAACAGAATCTCTTGCATGAAACTTTCAGTAATCATTTATTGAACGAGAATGAGATTCTAACTTTGGATTTAAAACGAGAAATCAAAAGTGTTCCAGAAGAAGTGCTCACACCGTCAGACTGTAATTTTGAAGATAGGACTCCAGAAACTCATAAACTGTATCCAGAAACTGGAATCCAAACCACTGAAACAGGGATAGTGAATACCGGGTATGAACAGTGTTCAAATGACGATACCACAAATGCGATTCAAGAAGAGACACGAATCAGAAACAACGAAGCACGAAGAAAGCGAAGGGAGAAACTGATGTCTACCAAGGAGAAAATATCACCTTCAGTATTGCTCAACGATGGGAAAGGATACCAGAGACTTGTCCCAGAAACTCCTTAG